The Alligator mississippiensis isolate rAllMis1 chromosome 14, rAllMis1, whole genome shotgun sequence DNA segment ttcagggtATATTTTTTGCCCTCCCCCTTGCCCTTTATTTTTGGTGTTTAGAATCGGCAAGCTTCACCTTCCTATCCCCTCGTCTTGGTCCATCAGTctcccctccaccactgccactcccTACCCTGTTGTGCTACCCGTTCTCTGCTAAGCACTTTCTGCCATACAGCCGACTCAAGTCAACTGACCCAAAAACCTTCAGAAATATCACTCGAGTCTGCAGCTCAGACCAGTCAAAAAGTGCTCGCCACAGGATCAAAACATTAAGCCAGCCACATCTGCCCCTTGAACTTAGGCACACGGGCCCAGTTCTTACATCAGTAATCTCAATGCAAGTTTTGCTACAAACTacagctggagcaggcatggaCCTGGAGAATTCAGGGAAAGAATTTAAGGACATTATTTTACAGAAAGAGTAATTCAGCGCATGGCCTACATTATCCGAAGGCCCCTAAAATATAGTCAAGGCTTATAACTTTTAACATGAAACAATTTGATCTGCTTCTGCATCAAGGTGGGTTAAACAATTTCGACATGTTTTGCTATGGGAGGGTTGCTCTGCTATAAGCCACTGCCCCATCAGCCCTAGGCAGCAGGAATTCCCCATCCCTTAAAGATGCAAACCATCCTTTGCGTAACCTCACTACTGAAGGTCTGAAGACTAAAATTGCTCTTCATCACACGTCACATAGGAAATACCACAGATAGGAGAGGCCTTCTTTATTATTTGTGAATTATTAGTATTATAGTACAAGCTAAAGGCCTCAACTCAGATCAGAGCCTCTGGGTGCTATGGACACCAGCTAGATTTCAATTTAAATGGACAGCACAGGCAAAAAGTGGGAGAAAAGGAGGATCGTATTGTTGTTTTAGAGATGGGAAACTTCTTGTAGCTAAAGCAATATCCTGGTGCCATTGATGCTGTATTATAATAGGTGCTGTAGTAACTGAACCGAAGGCACTCTCTAACCCTAAGAGCTTATGAGATGAGAGATGGATACTGCCAGACAGTGACGTTCATGGAAAACAGTGATACAGTACTGGTAGCCCAACAAGCAGTGAGCATGACACATTGGGAGCCCAACTGGTAAATTTTCCACAGGCATAATTTTAAAAGAGGGATATGAAGGAGGACAGTGGCATGGCTTCATAGGTATGTTTAGGAGGAGCTCCCTGCAAACAAGGGGCAGCAAGGAGAAAGGAAATTGTTAGCATAAAATGTAACAAGTGGGCAACAAAGACTGGTGTCACAGGCCAAGAGAAGGCAGGAGTTGACCTCTAGATGCTGCATGAGAGGAGTAAGATGGGGAAGGACCACCAAAAGCCTTGAGAGTGAAGATAAGTAGCTCATTTGATTTTACAAGAGAGGAAGGTTAAGAGAGCTATGGTCCAAGTAACAGGGTAGGAAAATGATTTCTGCAGCAGCCTTGTAGAGGACACAAGTGGAACAGGATTTGTCAAGGGCAGAGAGATGGATGTTGCAACAATTGAGAAGCAGTGAGATGTGAAGTGACGAGAGCCTGAGCAGCTGTGCGGATGAGAAAGGCTGCATCCTAGAGATGCTGCGCAGAAAGAACCTGAAGCATTTAGACACAGCCTGGATGCAAAGACTGAGAGGAAGGTCTGATTTGAAGATTACACCCAGGTGAAAGGCCTGAGTGATGGCAGGATGTAGTGTTGTCTGCAGTGATCGACCAAAGGACTTGGAGGTTACAGGGGATaaaaagctgaatatgacccaacactgtgcccttgttgtgaagaaggctaatggcatactgggctgcattggtagaagtgttgccagcaggtcaagggaagtgattattcccctttatttggcactggtgaggccacatctggagtagtattccactacagaaaggatgcagacaaattggggagagtccagcattgggcaacaaaaatggtttgggggctgggggacatgacttctgaggagagactgagggaactgggcttatttagtctggagaagagaagactgaggggggatttaatagcagccttcaactctaTGAAGGGTggatcaaaagaggatggagctggactgttctcgaaCAGAACAAGGAGTTCTGTTTAATTGCTCGTCTCTGCTGCACCTGGACCACAGCACAAGTTCAAGGCTTATTTGGTCAGTGATAATCCTAGCAGCGGGAGGGGAATCGCATAGACATGGCTTGCAGGacacccacagcagggcagggagaagaaggaTGCTCAGAAGGTGACAATGAAGGACTcgcagggaggcaggaagagcACCTAGAGAGGCAGAAACCAGACAAGGACATTGAGGACAGTCAGTCAATGGCACTGAGACAGATGCCCCATCAGTAGGACAAGGGGGCAGCTGTGGTTCTCAGATCTGCCTGAGAGGAAGGTCCTTATAGATTTCGGCCAAGCCATTTTGGTTAAATTTGAGGGGCAGGAACAGGGTTGGAAACAGCTCCCAATCGTGCCTTTCATGGTCCTTGGGATGGCAGGTGAAGCAAGATACTGTGGCAGCTGGATAAACAGGTGGGGTCAAGAGTCTTTTCTTTAAAGATGGACGAGACTAAAGCATGGTGTGTCATGGACAGAGTTATTTCACTGTTTAACAAAATGATATACTCACCTGTGCAATGGACTGTTGACATCTGATGAGCACTGACAAAACACTACCAGCCCTAGGATTTTTACCCTCCATGTTTTTAGCCTAATTGCATTATATTGCAGTACAGCTTTTTACCTTTCGTTGAATTTTGGCATTTGGGCTTAGCACTGCCACCTAGAAGAGAGCACATGTTTTCATGGTATTATAGCTGCAGCCAGGTAACTGGTGGCTAGGAGGGCTACAAGATTAGATATGGAAGGATTTGGATCCATTAACTGAGGACCTTCAGGTGTCCAACAGATCAGTATCAAATGAAAGGCAGAATAATTCATGGGAGAACAAGAGATTACTCTGGCAAAAATACACCAAAGGGAACAGCCATCTAGGTCATCTCTTAGGAAGTGGGTTTAAGGGTACGATAAAGAATCATTGATACCATCAGCTCAGCACAATATTGTggtgaaaacaaaaccaaaaggcaGAAGTCACAGGCAGAGCCTAGAATAGTGATGACAGGACTGCTTCTTACAGGGTTTTTGATAATTTCCATCCCATGCAGAGAGGACAGTACCGCAATTAAGGCATTGGTCTTGGACTCCGAGGGCTGAGGTTCAGTCCCCACTTTGCCGCACACTTCCCATATGAGCATGGGCAAGTCACCTAGTGCCTCAGTTCTGTGAAATGAGAAGCAGATTTTCCAGGGATGCAAAGCAAATATTTCTGAGATACTCAGATATCACTGGGGAAAGAGGTGGGGACTCTAGAAATAGCACATAAAACCCCAGGGGATTCTCTCTGTTACCCACTAGGGCAGCCAGAGGATTTGCAAATAGTCCTGAGCTATGCAGTGGGCCACAAGTGAAACCTCCCTCCCTCTGGTAGCTCACCAGAACCCAGGTTTACTGACCTTTCTTCCAGGAGGGATGAAAGACCTGTGATTTAGGAAGAACTATGTACCACCATGGGTGTCATCCAGGGTAAGTGGGGCATTCCAGCTGTTAGCATGGCCCAGCAGTTGCACTCCTAAATGTCTTTCCCTCCCAGCTATGGGGTAGTGTTTATAGCAAGAAAGAATCAATGaaaaagcagaaagaggaaaaatCCCACTATTGCTATTTGATCCAGTCTTGAGGCCGCCGCCTGACCTAAAAGCATATTCTCCCCATCCTCTCTCACAGACATACTCTCATATCCCTGAGCAGCCAAACTAAGACAAGTGGAGAAAGCTGAACTGGGGTTAACCCCCTATTCACCAGTGACCTGACAGAGTACCATGTCTCAGCAGTGCCTGGAAGGAAGCTGGCTGTGCTGAAGGCTGTATAGTGGCATGTTTCCACTTAACATCATGCTGagtgcctgattttcagaagtccTGAGCACCCGAAACTCCagctttgaaatcaatgggagctgtAGACGCTCTCTAGCCATCAAGCCCATAATGTACAACATGTTCCCAGACACTGGGCAAAGGGTACTGAGAAGACTAGAGTCAGAATCATGTCTGTGGACCCAGCCAGAGAGTCACAAGACagactaaagagaaaaaaaactctACAAGTTCAAGGACACACAGGGTTAAACCATGCATTTACATAAGGCTGTCAAAACAGCCAAATACTTATTAAGTGTATAACATTAAGTGCTTGTCTACCTGGGGGGAAAGCTCAGAACACCTCCTATTCTGTCCTTCTTCCCCAGAAAAGCACTCTTAGGTGTCTTTGTGGATTAGGTTAATTCACTTTGGCAGTAGATTAAAGTACAACCACAGCACACAACAGCTATGACATTTTGAATGTAAGGCATCACTGTTCCCCAGAGACATCCCAATTAGTCCTCCCTATGGACAAGTCCCAGAAATACCCTGCTGGGTAAAGTTATAGGAGTAGATTTTAGCTCTAAGAAGCTTCCATAGAATAGGATGTTCAGAAATCAGGATGGCTGACAAGAAACAAGAATTGAACATCCCCTCACAGGCCTAACTTTCATGAACTTTATAGGAGTTGACAGCAGAAAGATTTTCCCCCAATACACGTTCCCTTTGCCAGTGAAATAAGCAGAGATTGGTAACATTCCCAGTTCCTGATTTTCTATTAGATAAGGGCACCCGCCTGACAGCAGTTAAAATAAGTGGATGTTTTTATACAAATACTTACTGTCAAGATCCGAGGTCGGGAACTCCTTGGAGCTTCTGAAAGAAATCAAATTGTGGACACAACCGATGACTGCACATGTCATTTACTGGTAATCCCCCCATTTCAGTTCATGctggatcacaggaaagtagggctggaacctcacaaggtcatctattccagcccCCTGTTCACAGCAGGgtcatccccaactaaaccatcccagactaatgtccatctaacctgctcttgaaaacttccaagaaggGAGAGTCCAGTTTCTTTAGGTATCCTGTTCCAATACTGACCCCCTCAGTCAGAAAGTAcatcctaatctccaacctgcatttcccctgctgcagcttgaggccattgctcctagccctgtcccctgcagccagagagaaaagcccatctaCATCCTCTCtataactgcccttcaggtatttgaagaccattatcaaactccctccctacccccagtATCATCCCTCCTCTAAACTAAATGACTCtcgttctttcagcctttcctcataaggctgTCTCACCcgggcccctaatcattttttgttgtgctggactctttccaaactgtccacatgcttgaagtgtggagcccaaaactagacacatctacatgagatgctagctgagcagtagcctaacaacactgcgcagtagcatgccaggcaaaacccatgctattatgctactgtgcagtagtattaggatACTATGCAGTTAGCGTCTGCAAAaacccatgtgctggtgctactgcgctgatttagtacttggttatccgaGTCCTAAACTGAaggtgcagtaactatggtgcattaatgaatgtgtagattcacccagtatgaggtgtggcctcaccagcactgaatagagtggaagaaccCCTCTCTTCCTTTGATTTGGAAGTgaaactcctgttaatacaatccattATGCTGTtggagatttttgttttttgttttgttttttttgcaacaagaccacacacctctggctcatattcagcttataagCTACTGCAGCGGTTTTCAAACACATGCTCTGTGAAACCCTGGGGCTCTGCAAAGAGAATGGGGGTAATGGTGGAGCGGGCAGGGAGGCAATGTGTTGCTATTGTGGGGACAGGTTGCTTGGCTCCACATCAGTCTTTAGGATAAGGATGCGGTTGGGGGTTTTGTGGCAGAAGTAGTGATATGAAGGGTTCTACGACTTcagaaagtttgaaaaccaccaGTCTACTATAACCTCCCAGTCCTcctctgcaatactgcagcctagccagtcattccccagtctgtatttatgcatgctgCATGTGTGTTGGAATACAAATCAACTCACAAAAGGATGGAAACCAGTGCAGCTATTGCATATTTCGCTGGTCCTCAAACATAGGTCTGAGGAATAACTACAAGTGACATGGTCCTTTTTGTGGGTCTGAAACAGAAGATATTTGGAGGACTCCAACATGGGAGTTGGAGTGTTTGGAACAAAACCCAAGGTTTGGAGAAATACTAGTATACACTGCAGCAATATTTTTACCATACGTTTCCCATACGAGTTTGGTTGGGCTTCACCATATAAAATGGTGATCAAAGAGCCTCAACTTATTCCTAACATGATTTGCCTTTCATCTGTAATGCTATTGTGTGTTTCCTTGCGTTTCGTTTGAGCACTTGTGCTagtaaatgctataaaacaaTTGGAAGATATAAAAAGGGATTAAGAACCTTACAAAATGATTAACAGGAAATTACATATATGCCAAGTCACAGAGCTCAGATCCCAAATTGGACCCCAAAACCTAAAGACCCCCAGTGTTCCCAACTTTGGCTAAAATAATATCACATACCGTATAACTGGATCACTGTCCGGTGACTTCATTTGTTCAAGCCTTGCCACTGGAACTGGCATAGAGAATAGAATTGAATGTTCAAGGTAAAGGCAACAACAGACATGCTTCCAAACAGGGCACAGAGCAGTTAGGTACAAAGGATTTCCTGTGCATATTCAGTTACCTTCTTAAAAAGTACACAGTGAGCCAAGGGACAAAGTGAGTATAGCAAACTTTCACGTCTACAAGGAACAGGGCGAGCTACTACAAACACCTTTCCTAATGCTACAATCTCAATAGACGTGCTAGCTGCTATTCCTGCCATAGTTACCAGCTATTTTCTCCCACTCAGCCTGACCTACAGTCATGCTACAATCAGGTCTTTCTTATAAGCtcttaaaataaaacaactaGGTTCTTCTAGAAGTCCTAATAACTTCTCTTGGAGTTTGGCTGCATCTGTCATGCTTCCTCCACCATGTTAAAATAAATGTGGCTTATTGGTGCTTATTCTATACTCTGCCCCCCTCAGATGAAGGTACTTCAGAAAGGCCAGGTGATGTTATAGATACCTTATTGCAGCCCTATTTTAAACGTTTTTCTCCACACCTTTAAGCAATCTCTTCCCAGTTCTTTTGCTAGGAATGCATTTGTGGTGCTAACAAAACCGCACTGGGTGGCTGATGGATAAAGAGAGGGACAGTGTCCATGAATCCTTTTACATCAGCTCTCCCCAGTGTTTGTTACTGTTCACCGTGCAGTCCCTAGACTCCAGTGTTGGAAAGTGCTcttctgcagttaaaaaaaaaaagttgggagaAGCGGAGCCCAGGCAACAAACGCCTGCATCCTCCTCATCTCCTCCTGGGCTGCTACAAAACATGTCTTCCTCCAGTACCAGCCAGCCAAGCCACTGGACCCCATCTGTCCAACACAGACCTGGTTGTGGTCATCTCTAGGTTAGATCATTGCTGCCCGCTGTGCCCTGGTAAGAGCTGCCATCTTGTCAGCCATGTGGGCCATCAAGAAAACAATACTCCAGAGCATTAGGACAACCATAATTAAGGTTTTGTGTCTATAAGCAGTATCCGACTGGCCCAAATTACCTTAAAACCTTCCCCCTCTCACTGATGATGGTCCCTTAATCCCCAATTATCACAGAACTGTCAACCTCTGCCAGGGGCTCGGGCTTTCCCGGTCAGCTGCAACCGGCAGAGTTCATTTTACAAATCATACTCCCTTCAGAGCAAGGTGGACTCCCTTTTTCAGATTAGCTGTCCCAGAGGAAATAAAAGTGCAGCAGAGGAACAGAAGATGGGGGCTAGTGATGGtagaggaagagaaaagaaaagagaagagaaagcaagggaggggaggcatgggcagggtggggtggaagggcaaaggaaacaaagaaaataagatgtggggggaggaagaagcttctcccagccccagcaaaatTCCTGGGACCAAAGGAGTGACCTGGACCAAGGAGCAGCCCCGGTGTTTCTTGTTATCATATTACTGAGATCAGACTGAAGACAGGAAGAAGACAGCACCCAGAAGCCACATTTGGTTTGTGGCAACTtcatttcatagatattaggactggaagggacctaggaagatggctgagtccaaccccctgccccaagggcaggaagtcagctagggtcaaagtaTTGACCCCCAAAAAACAGCAGCTGAGTTTGGGATAAAAAGAAAAAGGTCATCACGTAACCGGATTTGGAACAGGAAGCAGTACCAACGTGAAAACAAGTGAGTCGCTCGTCGTTCGGGTGTCCCgtcacccccactgccatttttccagGCACAGGCTTCTGTTCAGAGAAGCCAAAAACCAATAAGCTGTTATTTTTTGCAATACTTATTTTCTATGATCTAAGGATCTGGGCTGGGATTTTAGCAGAGTCAGGCCCCTGGGTCTCTTAACTCTCCTTTGAAGGAGCAATAAATTGAGATGGTCAGTCAGGTCTTAAAGAGAAAATGCACCCCAGGCAAGGATTCAAGCCATGACTTTACTTCTCTATAGGGTAGGAGGTAGTGTTGAAAAGCTACACAAACTAGTACACCAGCAAGAGCTGCAGTCTTGCCAGGCCTTAGCACCTTGCATTTCCTTCTGATGCCCAGTGAGCACGGTAAAATTCATACTTACTTGAGTAGGTCCGAATCACCTCAAATGTCTGCCGGTTTCCATGCCTGAAAACACAAGGAAAGTTCTGTCCTTATGAGAGGGAACTACAAGTGCAGGGGGCACAACCAAGGTCTAGGTCACAGCTGTTAGCATGACAAGATGAAGCCAATGTTGCACAGATCTCCAGTGCACAGCCCATTACCACACAAGTCGAAAGTGAGATACTTCCCCGACGCAGTGAAACATTTCTGCTTTTTTGTCACGGGTGGAGAAGCTGCAtttcagcagaaaaaataaaaggattgtGAAGGGCAACTTACCGACCCCTTTGCTGATGCAGCTCTTTATTTTCCCGTTTAGcagctagaagaaaaaaaaaaaaagaatcagaatgGGTGACTTGGGATTTAAAGTGCagcaaaaggagaagaaaaagatcTAGAAAACCTGAGTGAACAAACACTGCACACAACTGGCAAAGGCAAGCAGCAAAGAAGGCAGAGGGCACCAGTTGCGAAAACATTTCGAGAACCATCTCCATCAAgcaaacctgcagccaggaccagGAAAGGACACTGGATCCCAACAGCTGTCCCAGTGCTCAGCTAAAAAACATCTTTaatttttaccattttaaaattTTCCCCAAGTCTGAGAAAGGACACATGTGCCtcaaagcttgcagaaaaaggaaGGGGGTGGGCTTGCACTTTCTTAGTTGGTGTAATACTAGGTATCCTCCTCTCTCAACCAAGagatctagagttttgcatttcttttggtctcagaccaacacagcaaCTAAATACATCCCAGCTAAAAACCACACATTCAGAAAGTCTGACCaggacccccccaccccgattGAGTCAAACTTATCTCCAGTCAAATTGGACTGGTCTTAGATTTAGCACAACCTGAGTCTGTGGGTCAGCAGGGGAATTCATCATGCTCTCAGATTTACGTCCATCAGCTGCACTCTGTGAGGTTATTTCTTTGTGGAGCTGAGCAGTTTCCATATACCCattcattttcagaagtgaaaggagcctttcccccacacctcccacccaTTGCTGGCTGGCCCTCACTACCAGCAGCACTGGAATCCCTCAAGATTGTTTCCTGAAACCTCTTGCCCCCAGAGGACACAGTGGCTGCAGGAGCGATGCTCTCAAAGCTCCCTTCTatggcagctgtccccacagctCCCCGTTGAAGTTCCACAGCACGGATGGGTACAGGATGCAAAGCCAACATGCAGCTGGACTGTGTTATCTCCCATGGCTCTCCCTGGCTGTAGAAGCAGGTGGAATATGGAGGGTGCAGGAAAGTCCCAacatcttccttccttccaaatCCCAGACCTACTGTACCTCCACAGAAGGGTGTACTGGGCAAAGGGGGAGAGGTGTGATACAGGCCACGAATTAGTGCCCTACGTAAGCAGCAACACCCCTGCATCCAACCACAGAAGCAAAGCAATGGCGGAGATGCACGGAGCAGAAAGCAGACAGCAGGACCTCGTGCTGTGCAGAGTATGGGACTCCAGCCAAAAGGGCTACAGCCGAACTGTCCCCTGCACACACGAAAcaggaacagaaagaaaatgtGAGCTTCAGGACATCAGCCTAAGCTTGACCCGAGGGGTCCCGCACAGCAGCAAAACCATCACGCACTGGGACAAAGCTTCCATTACACTGAACAGTATTGTCACCCCAGTGAACAATTAGGCATCAAACTCATTAGACATGTTGTAGATTGGTCACTTGGGCAGCAAACTGCAAAGAGACATGTTGCGGTCTGGCAGCCTTCAGACAAGCTAGGCAGCCCACGTGTTGCCCACACTAGCCTTGGACTGCCCTGTAACTCAAAGAAATGGGGAAAGCCTTACCGGACTGCTGACACTTCATGCACATGCCCACTAGAGCTCCAAGCAGCATCAAGGAcgctgcagcccagagcagttCCACTTGAGCCATTGCTCCGCaaacgtccagcctgaaacacaAGCAGTGGAGAAAAAACCATTAATGCACTCGCTCAGTGCCTTACAGCCCTGTCAGCTCCCGGGAGCATTTAAGTGCTCAAACCTATCACACAAAGACCAAATAAatccttcctcctttctttcaGAGATCATCATAATTATATTGGGCAGAGTGTAGTTATTATTATTCCCCTTTCCATGACCTCGGTGTTGAGATTGTGGCTGCCTCAGAGCAGTCCCCCTTCCGTGTTTGGATGATGCCTCATGCTCAGGAAGTCCTACTTCAAAGGGCTGCCTTCTCCCCATTCTGCTTTggggaaacagaagcaaagagaaaacaagcgacttgcccaaggttacacaagaaaccagtggcagagccaggaatagaagcCAGGTTTCCTGACTCGGCCTAGTTTCCCATCCACTCAACTGTGTTGCCTTCACACCCAGGAGAGATGGTCACAGAAGGGGAGGCATGATTTCCAAGCATGACATAACTCAGGAATGGCAAAGACCCCGACACCAGATGGTCTAGTCCTTCCAGCCTGCCAGCGCAGAATGCTTTCCGACACTGCCCTCAGCAATGCTACCGTCTCTGGTTTTAGAAGGCACCTTAGGGCAGACTGCTATATTAACAGAgctcatccaaaaaaaaaaaaaattcctcgcTATTCAGCCTGGTCTTTCTTTTGTTTGGGGTTTCCTCCTCAAAATACAAATGCCACATGTTCTTCTGCTGGGCCAGAGAAAGAAGCATCTGCCTTCTCCCAGACCTTGCATGGTCATGAACACCTGTACAAAACAGATACTACTCCAAGTTCTTCATGCACTACCAGCTGCATTTTCCACCTACTTTGCATAGCTGAAGGATGGGGAAAACAATGCAATAATCCCACTGCTGCAAATTctgagtacaggtttcccttgccaaacACTGGgtttaggttcctgaaagttcccatggttggcaagaaaaaaggcttatgggaaaaatggcaggtggcgaGCTGACACGCGGCCACAGAAAcctgtggttactcaaaactgtataccgtAGTAGCtgaaatggtatatagaatattaagcgtgAATACTCAAAAGCGTGGTTGATGAGGGAAACTTGTACATCATTTTAACCCAGCAGAAGCAATGTTTTTGGCAGGAGTGCAAGAAAttacccccatgccctccccaaggGCCACTGGTACCCCTTTCCCCTGCTCGattgcctgctctgctttctgctcccttcctgatttgctgctcttttctggtccctgccctgccaccatattgcctgtcccttccctggtCTGCTCTGTCGGCTCTTCCTAGAGATAGTATGGACAGGACCTGGTCTCTCCCCTCCACACTGACACAGCGACACACGCTTCCTGGCGTTGCGCATTGTAGCTGGTGACTTTTTGCTAGCTCTCCCAGGAAGCACTTAACCAACACCCATTTATGGGACAGAAGCCCTTATGACTCTGAGTAAGCCAACTGCTTGGCTGTAAGAAAATTCCCCTATGA contains these protein-coding regions:
- the LAT2 gene encoding linker for activation of T-cells family member 2 isoform X2, whose product is MAQVELLWAAASLMLLGALVGMCMKCQQSAAKRENKELHQQRGRHGNRQTFEVIRTYSIPVARLEQMKSPDSDPVIRSSKEFPTSDLDRDSQDCEATYVDPVATDYYNCGKYLRPPNEKDQDAHAYQNVMVGGASQNAEPESAEDDLDEPDYVNTGPGALPS
- the LAT2 gene encoding linker for activation of T-cells family member 2 isoform X3; its protein translation is MAQVELLWAAASLMLLGALVGMCMKCQQSAAKRENKELHQQRGRHGNRQTFEVIRTYSIPVARLEQMKSPDSDPVIRSSKEFPTSDLDKKDQDAHAYQNVMVGGASQNAEPDDADDYENSAAIQMWKQSEMSESAEDDLDEPDYVNTGPGALPS